The stretch of DNA CCTGGACTCGTCCCAAATCTCCGCCGCTGGTTCCTTTGTCGCGCGTGATGACGCACGGAGAATAGCCGGGGTTCCTGCAGAGCCTGCGTTTCTCGCCACTCTGTGGGCGACGCGGAGGAGCATTCACGAGGCGCCGGATCGTCTGCGTGAACGACAGCTTGCCGATCTCGTTGCGTACGCAAAGCAGTCGCATGACTGCGTGTCGACGAGTTCCGAGGATCCTTATTCCACAATGTGACGTTGATCTGCTTGCTGTGTGTCGGAATTTGTGGAGGTGCGATACGGACGCTACCGCCACCTCGGGTGAGGTGGCGGCAGCGGCTGTTGTCTCTGGCGCTCAGAATATTGCAGGGGCGGCTACCAGGATGAACCAGCACAGTGCGGGTGCGACTGCGACGACGATGCCTGCGTTGAGGAGAAGCTGGCGGTAGAACGCTGGGCGTTCGATGTTCTGGGCATTGGCGAGGACGAGGGCGCCGTTCGTCGAGAATGGAGACACGTCGACGACGGTCGCCGAGATGGCCAGGGCTGCGACGACTCCGACGACAGGGAGTGCGCCGGTCTGCAGCAGAGGGAGGGCGAGCGGGATGATCGCGGTGAGCAGTGCGGTCGAGGATGCGAATGCGGACGTGACGCCGATGACGTAGCACAGGACGAATGCGACCAGCAGCGGCGCGCCGACGGTGATGGCCATTTCGGCGAGGTGGTCGATGGTGCCCATTTCCTCCATGATCGAGATGTAGGTGACCATGCCGGCGACGAGCAGGACGGTGGACCAGCTGATGCCGGCGATGGCTTCGTTCTGCTTCGACAGGTCGGTGAAGGCGAGGACCGCGCCGGCGGCGATGGCGACGAAGCTGATCGGCAGATGCAGCACCAGTACGAGTACGAGCACGGTCGCGATGAGGAACAGGGTGAGCTTCTGGACCCGGGTCACGGGGTGTGCGTCGGGCACGATTCCGGTCGAGGTGTGCTCACGAGTGAGTACCTGCGTCCCACCCGGCGAGCCTGGACCGCTCGTGGTCGGCGTCCAACCCGGTGCGCCATCGGTGGTGGGACGACCTGCGCCGCTGCCGGTTTCGTTGCTGGTGCCGGTGGCGGTGTATTCGAGGTCGCGCACTCGGGCGAGAACCGAGTAGCCGACGACGGTCAGTACCGACAGCAGGAGGTTGATGCCGTAGCTGGCGAGGAACAGGGTCCAGGGTGCGATGGTCAGACCGCTTGAGTTGACGATGTCGGTGACGAGGACGCCGGAGACCGAGATCGGCGAGAACGCGCCGGCGTGGGCGCCGTTGATTGTCATGATGCCCATTACGAGCGGGCTCATCCGAGTGCGCGCGGCGAAGGACATCGCTGCGGGCGAGATCAGAGCGACCGCTGCGGGGCTGAAGGTGCCGAGTGCCGTCAGCACGGATGCGGAGAAGAAGAACACCCAGGGCACGATCGCCGTCCGGCCGCCGACTGCGCGGATGCAGGCGTTGACGAGGAGGTCGATGGTGCCGTTCCTCTTGGCCATGCCGAAGAAGTAGGTGACGCCGATGATCGTGAGAACGATCGAACTCGGGAATGCGGCGAGGATTTCCTTGTCGTCGTAACCGAGGGCGAAGGCGCCGACGAGGAAGGCTCCGATGAAGCCCAGGATGCCGATGTTGATGGGGACGATGGTGGCGATCACGAACATCGCGACCAGGGCGATCAGGGGGAGTATTTCGATGGAGGTCATGGTCGTTCTTTCGCTTGCTGTCCGGCAGGGTCGCCTGCCTGGTCGTCGGCTGTTCCGGTTGCGTGAACACAGGAGGGCTCGGCGCGTCCGAGGGCACTGAACGGCGGTGCCGTGGGGCGCGTTCGCGGGGTCTCCCGACTTGTGACGGGGTCACGGTGTGGGGTCAGAACGGGCGCGGTGGAATCGACCAGTCCGATGGACAGCTCGCAGGCCCGGTCCCGGTCGGCGGGAACGTCTTCGCGTCGGGGTCGCGGGCTCGTGGTTTGCATGTCACATCCTCTCGTCGATCATGTCCTACATCACGTTAGAGACGGCAGATGTTCAGAACAATGTCACATTTCTATCCGGGGGTTCATTTTTGCTTAAGTCAGGTCGGCGGGTTCGCGCCCGGCCGAGTGCCGTACCGACACTTCTGCTGTGGGCTGTCGACCTCGGTGAACGACGACGTCCGAGGTTCGACTCGGCCATCGGCGGCTCCGTGCTTGATCCTGCACCGGCGATCGCTGCCCTGATGTAAGCCAGAGTTAAGGGTCGTCCTCACTTTCGAAATTGTGCTCCAACCTGGTCTGGCGCAGGCTTGACGGCGTCACCGCTGGAGATTTCCGTTCCCTTACCCTGATCAGAGCCTTCGGCGGTGCCTCAGACTTCGTCACGAATGAAAGGCGGCCGGGCGGTGTTCACACTCCGTGGAACCTGGATGCGAGGCGGCACCAGTAAGTGCTGGCTCTTCAACGCGGTTGATGTCGATCCGCTGGTCGAGCAGGCGGGCGGGCTCGATGCCATTCTCACCTCGGCCTTCGGGTCGGGTGATCCCCGTCAGCTCGACGGTGTGGGCGGCGGCAGCTCGACGACGTCCAAGGCCGCGATCGTGCGCCGATCCGCCGAGCCGGGCATCGACGTCGAGTACCTCTTCGCTCAGGTGGCGATCGGTGACCGCCGGGTCGAGTGGGGCAGCAACTGCGGAAACTGCGCGACCGGGATCGGGTTGTACGCGCTGCAGTCCGGGCTCGTCGCGGTCGACAGCGCGACGACGATCGTGCGGATGCGCAACACCAACACCGGCGCGATTCTCACGGCCGAGATCGCGACGCCGGGTGGGGTGATTCCGACCGAGGGGAATGCCGCCGTGCCGGGAACCAGTGCGCTCGGCGTTCCGGTCGCCCTGACCTTCACCGGCCTCGCCTCCGGTTCCGCATTGCTGCCCACCGGGTCGCCGTCCGATTCGATCACGCTCGGTGATTGCCGGTACCGGGGCACGATGGTGTCCGCCGGAGCCCCGGCTGCGTTGTTCGACGCCGCCGATCTGGGCTTGAGCGGGGAGGAGGACAATTCGGTGATCGCCGACCACCTCCCCGTTCTGGTGGGTTTGCGACGCGAATCGTCGCTGCGGATGGGCCTGAGCAAGCTTGGTGACCCCATCTCGCACGCCATTCCGAAGGTCGGTGTGATCGGCCCACCGCGGGACTATCGCACCAGCGCGGGCATCGACATCGCCGGCGACGACTACGACGTCTCGGTCCGCATGGTCTCCATGCTCGCCCCGCATCCAGCGATCGGCCTGACATCGGCCGTCGCCGTCGCCGCTGCCGCCACCGTGGCAGGGGGAGTGGTGGCCGACAACGCCCGGGTGCGGTGGCCCGGATCGCTGAGACTGGGCACGGCCGCGGGCGTCCTCGACATCGACCTCACCACCTCCCCCGACGGGGCGATCGAGGCGGTCTCACTACATCGCGCGGCACGGCGCATCGCGGCCGCCGAATTGTTCGTCGCCGCCCCGGCCGTCGCCATGGCGGGATCTGCACGGTGACCCGGCCGCAGCACCTCGCGGGGATCGCCCGCTCGTGGCTCCTGGTCAACGGAACCCGCGTCGACACCTTCGAGCAGGCCCACCGGTCTCCCGCGGACCAGATCGTCCTCGACCTCGAGGACGCCGTCGACCCGAAACGGAAACCACACGCCCGCGAGAGCGTCGCGACGTGGCTCGAGGAGCATTCGTCCTGGGTCCGGATCAACGATCACACCACCCCCTACTGGTCGGACGACGTCGACCGCCTCGCGGGACTACCCGGCCTGGCCGGGGTGATGCTCGCCAAGACCGAGGCGGCCGACCAGGTCGTCGACACCTTCGATCGACTGGGCGGCACCATCCCGGTCCTCGCCCTCGTCGAATCGGCCGTGGGCATCGAGGAAGCACCCGCCATCGCCCGCGCTCGCGGCGCCTTCCGCCTCGCCTTCGGAAGCGGCGACTACCGCCGTGACACCGGCACCAGCGCGGACGATCTCGCGATGGCCTATCCGCGATCGAGGCTGGTCGTTGCGAGCCGGGTCGGGGATCTCCCGGGACCGATCGACGGCCCCACCGTCAGCAACAGCCACCCCGTCCTGCGCGAGCAGTCGGCGGTCGCGGTGTCCCTCGGTCTGACCGGCAAACTGTGCCTGGACACCGGGCAGCTGCCCGTGATCAACGAGGCCATCAGCCCGGCACCGTCCGACGTCATCTGGGCGCGCGAATTTCTCGCCGACTTCGACGCCCGGGGGCGGGTCATCCGGGACGGCAGCGACCTTCCACGGCTCGGCAGGGCCGAGAAGATCGCACGCCTCGCCGACGCCTTTGCGATCTGTCCGTCGTAGCCGACGATCACCCTGTCGCCGTGAGCCTACGCGTCGGCGAAACCTTCCTCGAGGCGCCGCGCCGCCGCCATGCACTGCGTGATGGCCTCCTGGGCGGCCGGGCTCAGCCGGCGTTCGGTCAGGTGCGCGATCAGGATGCGGCGCTGCGGAGAGCGGGTCGCGAGCGGGATCGACCGGACGTCGGGGCGGGGATTGAGGACGGCCAGCCGCGGCGCGATGGCCACCCCCAGTTCGACCCCCACCATCGCCTGAACCTCCCCGTAGTCGTGGGCGAGGAAGCTTGTCCGGGGCGTGAATCCACCTTGCTGACAGAGCCGTTCGAGGGTATGCGCCACCGGGTGATCGTCGGCGCGCACCACCCACGACTCGTCGCGGAGTTCGGTGATCCGGATCGACTCCCGGTCTGCGAGGCGGTGTTTCTCCGAGACCAGCAGCAGCGTCGGATCGTTCATCAGGTGGTGACACGTCAACAGCGGATCGTCGATCCGGTTCCACTCGTAGTCCCACAGCAGCGACAGCTCCGTCTCCCGGCGGCGTAGCGACTCGACCAACTGCGCGAATCGGCCACTGAGGACGCGCAGGTCGATGCCGGGGTGGTGGGTCTTGAATTCCTTGACCACCAACGGCAGCAGTGAGGATCCTGCCGTGGGGAACGTGCCTATTGCCAGCATTCCCGCGCGCAGTCCGCGGATCTCCGCGAGTTCGGCGTCCGCGGCCTCGAGTTCGACGAGGATCCGTTCGGTGTGTTTGACGACCGAGCGGCCGGCATCGGTGAGCATGATGCCCCGGGCGTGCCGTTCCAGCAGCGGTTGCCCGGCCTCCTTCTCGAG from Rhodococcus opacus B4 encodes:
- a CDS encoding SLC13 family permease codes for the protein MTSIEILPLIALVAMFVIATIVPINIGILGFIGAFLVGAFALGYDDKEILAAFPSSIVLTIIGVTYFFGMAKRNGTIDLLVNACIRAVGGRTAIVPWVFFFSASVLTALGTFSPAAVALISPAAMSFAARTRMSPLVMGIMTINGAHAGAFSPISVSGVLVTDIVNSSGLTIAPWTLFLASYGINLLLSVLTVVGYSVLARVRDLEYTATGTSNETGSGAGRPTTDGAPGWTPTTSGPGSPGGTQVLTREHTSTGIVPDAHPVTRVQKLTLFLIATVLVLVLVLHLPISFVAIAAGAVLAFTDLSKQNEAIAGISWSTVLLVAGMVTYISIMEEMGTIDHLAEMAITVGAPLLVAFVLCYVIGVTSAFASSTALLTAIIPLALPLLQTGALPVVGVVAALAISATVVDVSPFSTNGALVLANAQNIERPAFYRQLLLNAGIVVAVAPALCWFILVAAPAIF
- a CDS encoding PrpF domain-containing protein gives rise to the protein MRGGTSKCWLFNAVDVDPLVEQAGGLDAILTSAFGSGDPRQLDGVGGGSSTTSKAAIVRRSAEPGIDVEYLFAQVAIGDRRVEWGSNCGNCATGIGLYALQSGLVAVDSATTIVRMRNTNTGAILTAEIATPGGVIPTEGNAAVPGTSALGVPVALTFTGLASGSALLPTGSPSDSITLGDCRYRGTMVSAGAPAALFDAADLGLSGEEDNSVIADHLPVLVGLRRESSLRMGLSKLGDPISHAIPKVGVIGPPRDYRTSAGIDIAGDDYDVSVRMVSMLAPHPAIGLTSAVAVAAAATVAGGVVADNARVRWPGSLRLGTAAGVLDIDLTTSPDGAIEAVSLHRAARRIAAAELFVAAPAVAMAGSAR
- a CDS encoding HpcH/HpaI aldolase/citrate lyase family protein — protein: MTRPQHLAGIARSWLLVNGTRVDTFEQAHRSPADQIVLDLEDAVDPKRKPHARESVATWLEEHSSWVRINDHTTPYWSDDVDRLAGLPGLAGVMLAKTEAADQVVDTFDRLGGTIPVLALVESAVGIEEAPAIARARGAFRLAFGSGDYRRDTGTSADDLAMAYPRSRLVVASRVGDLPGPIDGPTVSNSHPVLREQSAVAVSLGLTGKLCLDTGQLPVINEAISPAPSDVIWAREFLADFDARGRVIRDGSDLPRLGRAEKIARLADAFAICPS
- a CDS encoding LysR family transcriptional regulator, which produces MLDTTRMFTLCEVAKHGSITAAAAALGYTTSAVSQQIAKLEKEAGQPLLERHARGIMLTDAGRSVVKHTERILVELEAADAELAEIRGLRAGMLAIGTFPTAGSSLLPLVVKEFKTHHPGIDLRVLSGRFAQLVESLRRRETELSLLWDYEWNRIDDPLLTCHHLMNDPTLLLVSEKHRLADRESIRITELRDESWVVRADDHPVAHTLERLCQQGGFTPRTSFLAHDYGEVQAMVGVELGVAIAPRLAVLNPRPDVRSIPLATRSPQRRILIAHLTERRLSPAAQEAITQCMAAARRLEEGFADA